A single genomic interval of Stieleria maiorica harbors:
- the radC gene encoding RadC family protein, with translation MGQQLKRKEKLRQLFATLAPISAFSKQQARERCADLTPQFVTSALKDLVREGILDRYESSDQETYAWRNAQVRVDPSHWIDRQVSGNQVTAQPAQERPRERLLAAGADALSDADLLAILIRVGVKGESAIKAGRRLSKNYSEKLSDLRRSGKDELRNISPAITVTSYAAIMAGIELGRRVARHEQLHRRAHAPITSTSAAVEFCDDAFSGLAISGVQEEFHIVTLSTKHLPINTHLITRGTLDASLVHPREVFRPAIRDSASAVILVHNHPSGDATPSREDHQVTDRMTEVGKLLGITVLDHIVVASEGSVSIRELG, from the coding sequence ATGGGGCAGCAACTCAAACGCAAAGAAAAACTTCGTCAACTGTTTGCCACACTCGCACCGATCAGTGCGTTTTCAAAACAGCAAGCGCGCGAACGTTGTGCCGATCTGACGCCCCAGTTCGTCACCTCGGCGCTCAAAGACCTGGTCCGCGAAGGAATCCTGGACCGCTATGAGTCCTCCGACCAGGAAACCTATGCCTGGCGAAACGCTCAGGTCCGCGTCGATCCGTCGCACTGGATCGATCGACAGGTCAGCGGCAATCAGGTCACCGCCCAACCCGCGCAGGAACGACCGCGGGAACGACTGCTGGCCGCCGGTGCGGACGCACTCAGCGACGCCGACTTACTGGCGATTTTGATCCGGGTAGGCGTCAAGGGCGAATCGGCGATCAAAGCGGGGCGACGGCTTTCCAAAAACTACTCGGAGAAACTCTCCGATTTGCGACGCAGCGGCAAAGACGAGCTGCGGAACATCAGCCCCGCGATCACGGTCACCAGCTACGCCGCGATCATGGCAGGGATCGAACTGGGCCGTCGCGTCGCGCGTCACGAACAGCTGCACCGCCGGGCCCACGCGCCGATCACCAGCACCAGTGCCGCGGTCGAGTTCTGTGATGATGCCTTCAGCGGGCTGGCGATCAGCGGCGTCCAGGAGGAGTTCCATATCGTCACACTGAGTACCAAGCACCTGCCGATCAACACGCACTTGATCACGCGTGGGACATTGGACGCCAGTTTGGTGCATCCCCGTGAAGTCTTTCGGCCGGCCATCCGAGACTCGGCATCGGCGGTCATCCTGGTGCACAACCATCCGTCAGGGGATGCGACACCGAGCCGCGAAGACCATCAGGTGACCGATCGAATGACCGAAGTCGGCAAGCTGCTGGGGATCACGGTTTTGGACCACATCGTCGTTGCGTCTGAAGGTTCGGTTAGCATTCGAGAATTGGGGTGA
- a CDS encoding c-type cytochrome domain-containing protein codes for MGLRLFSIGLIVWIVSCHTAGIAAERAETGRIDFARDVYPILETYCVGCHSADDPQGGLVMDSYTGLAKGGDSGLAVTPGVPASSRLLLMITGKLEPVMPPDDAEGPDEDELDVLSRWIEQGAAGPEGDLPIRRTLRTPSIEPSPSVAAPVTAIAVSNDGRSSARAMFGRIEVLKDENVTAEIRDQQLGKINSLAFSSDAQRLLVASGLTGAYGRAAIYDTGSGDLIREFVGHKDTLYAAAFSPDESHLATAGYDRTIVLWDVATGEVVRELTGHNGAIFDLAFSPDGSVLVSACADETVKVWNVENGIRLDTLSQPEGEVYAVAITHDGRFIVAVSADNRLRAWRLRSTTHPRINPLVATRFIDETGIVNFAIAPDDRSLVAISESGNVKLIRTADWQPVASLETLNETGTDLFITPDSRFAKIALMNGQIVARRLPPVDSIQTTRSGTELHRVLMDLGEPTALDEIKLRDAVRQSGVPVAGSQTPDGEIIDVDRNVTINGTIAQAGQADRYRWRAGQGEVWAIDADATSDSRIDPIVTVLDDSDQPVLRVRLQAVRDSYFTFRGKDSDQISDFRVFNWEEMNLGEYLFAAGEVTRLQLHPRGPDSGFNVYPGEGKRWTYFGTSGTTHALGEPAYIVRPLPPGAEPLANGLPVFDVTYENDDDPQRLAGKNSRLLFTAPQDGLYTVRIADTRGEGGDDYGYALAIRPAEPGFRPSSKTISKPLHPATGREFQVQVDRIDGYDGPVTFQIDGLPDRLVSNFPLTIEAGQRFATGMIWADPNEKGWEGEIEPTLTAWAMVAEKRVERKAGSPGKLKFDPGPAQVISVIKPAGAEIAAHENWTLQVPRGETVSARVLIQRREGFKNEVSFGKEQSGRNASQGVYVDNIGLNGLLILAGQSDREFFVTADKTAVPGKRSFFLTANIDGGLTSHPITVEVLP; via the coding sequence ATGGGTTTGCGACTGTTTTCCATCGGGCTGATCGTCTGGATCGTCTCCTGCCATACCGCGGGGATCGCCGCCGAACGCGCTGAGACTGGACGCATTGATTTTGCGCGAGACGTTTATCCGATCTTGGAAACGTACTGCGTCGGATGCCACAGCGCCGATGATCCCCAAGGCGGTTTGGTGATGGATTCCTACACCGGACTGGCCAAGGGTGGCGATTCCGGATTGGCCGTCACGCCGGGCGTTCCTGCCAGCAGCCGGTTGTTGTTGATGATCACCGGCAAACTGGAACCGGTGATGCCGCCCGACGACGCCGAGGGGCCCGACGAAGACGAACTGGACGTGCTGTCGCGTTGGATCGAACAGGGCGCGGCCGGCCCCGAAGGCGACCTGCCGATCCGGCGCACGCTTCGCACCCCGTCGATCGAACCTTCCCCCTCAGTCGCCGCCCCGGTCACTGCGATCGCCGTTTCGAACGACGGCCGATCATCCGCGCGTGCGATGTTTGGTCGCATTGAAGTGTTGAAGGATGAAAACGTCACAGCGGAGATCCGCGACCAACAGCTGGGCAAAATCAACTCACTCGCCTTCTCTTCGGACGCCCAACGACTGTTGGTCGCGTCGGGGCTGACCGGAGCCTACGGCCGGGCGGCGATCTATGACACAGGATCAGGTGATCTGATTCGGGAATTTGTCGGACACAAAGACACGCTCTACGCGGCGGCCTTTTCGCCGGATGAATCGCACTTGGCCACCGCCGGCTACGACCGCACCATCGTGCTGTGGGATGTGGCGACCGGCGAGGTGGTCCGCGAATTGACCGGCCACAACGGCGCGATTTTCGACCTGGCGTTTTCCCCCGACGGCAGCGTGCTGGTCAGTGCCTGCGCCGATGAAACTGTGAAGGTGTGGAACGTCGAAAACGGCATCCGCCTGGACACACTCAGCCAACCCGAGGGCGAGGTGTATGCCGTCGCGATCACGCACGACGGTCGATTCATTGTTGCCGTCAGTGCCGACAATCGTCTGCGCGCATGGCGGCTGCGCTCGACCACTCATCCACGCATCAATCCTCTGGTGGCGACGCGATTTATCGACGAGACGGGAATCGTCAATTTCGCGATCGCGCCGGATGACCGATCACTTGTCGCCATTTCCGAATCGGGAAATGTGAAATTGATTCGCACCGCGGACTGGCAACCCGTCGCGTCGTTGGAAACACTCAATGAAACCGGCACAGACCTGTTCATCACGCCGGACAGCCGGTTTGCAAAGATCGCCTTGATGAACGGTCAAATCGTCGCCCGAAGACTACCGCCGGTCGATTCGATCCAAACGACTCGATCTGGCACCGAGTTACATCGCGTTCTGATGGACCTTGGGGAACCGACGGCACTGGATGAAATCAAACTGCGTGACGCGGTGCGGCAGTCCGGTGTCCCGGTTGCCGGATCCCAAACTCCTGACGGCGAGATCATCGACGTCGATCGCAATGTCACGATCAACGGAACGATCGCGCAAGCCGGCCAAGCTGACCGATATCGTTGGCGGGCCGGCCAGGGCGAGGTCTGGGCGATCGACGCCGACGCTACGTCGGACAGCCGCATCGATCCGATCGTCACCGTACTGGATGACAGCGATCAGCCGGTGCTGAGAGTCCGGTTGCAGGCGGTCCGCGATTCGTACTTCACCTTTCGCGGCAAGGATAGCGACCAAATCAGCGACTTTCGCGTGTTCAATTGGGAGGAAATGAATCTGGGGGAATACCTGTTCGCGGCCGGCGAAGTGACTCGGCTGCAGCTGCATCCCCGTGGGCCCGATTCGGGATTCAACGTCTATCCGGGCGAAGGGAAACGCTGGACGTATTTTGGAACTAGCGGGACCACGCACGCGCTCGGCGAACCGGCCTACATCGTTCGGCCCTTGCCGCCCGGGGCGGAACCGCTGGCCAACGGGTTGCCGGTGTTTGACGTGACGTACGAGAACGACGACGATCCGCAACGCTTGGCCGGTAAGAACAGTCGATTGCTGTTCACCGCTCCCCAAGACGGCCTGTACACGGTTCGCATCGCCGACACCCGCGGCGAAGGTGGCGACGACTACGGATACGCGCTCGCCATTCGACCGGCAGAGCCCGGTTTTCGCCCGTCATCCAAGACGATCTCCAAACCACTGCATCCGGCGACCGGGCGTGAGTTTCAAGTGCAAGTCGATCGGATCGACGGCTACGATGGCCCGGTGACGTTCCAGATCGACGGGTTGCCCGACCGGTTGGTCAGCAACTTTCCTTTAACCATTGAAGCCGGCCAACGATTCGCAACCGGAATGATCTGGGCCGACCCTAACGAAAAGGGATGGGAAGGCGAGATCGAACCGACGCTGACGGCCTGGGCGATGGTCGCCGAGAAACGTGTCGAGCGTAAAGCCGGATCGCCGGGAAAACTGAAATTCGATCCCGGTCCCGCGCAAGTCATCTCGGTGATCAAACCCGCCGGTGCCGAGATCGCCGCCCATGAAAACTGGACGCTGCAGGTGCCTCGTGGCGAAACGGTCTCGGCACGCGTATTGATCCAGCGACGCGAGGGTTTCAAAAACGAAGTCTCGTTCGGCAAAGAACAATCGGGGCGGAACGCCAGCCAGGGCGTTTACGTCGACAACATCGGATTGAACGGATTGTTGATTCTGGCGGGTCAGTCCGATCGCGAGTTCTTCGTCACCGCCGACAAGACGGCCGTCCCCGGAAAACGCTCGTTCTTCCTGACCGCCAACATCGACGGCGGCCTGACCTCACACCCGATCACCGTCGAGGTCTTGCCATAG
- a CDS encoding alkaline phosphatase, which produces MRPCQAGADPRFFVAFRWLIWLPVAIVSFTGVVSAEEPAPGGPAKRDLASAQPKAAQHSDPMCELQTRSSEGKVPVYGHWGVDASKYSSWTDHSNRLVPVYTFGLTLSDWRERGSVYADADRLKVLDRSADESSVNPTAMYYDQVDVYQLQQAAIDAGYSNIILILFDGMDWQTSRAAAIYKTGRIAYESGRGTGLAFQDDRRTQTDFGLLGTSAAAEDATTDVDAQRVISVSEKMHFGYDVRLGGRTPWDEHNGSGYFIGADLSRPHTVTDSAASATTLCSGIKTYNGAINVALDGSQVVPIARQLQRDQDFMVGVVTSVPVSHATSAAAYANNVSRKDYQDLSRDLIGLASASHRNDPLPGVDVLLGGGWGEHEDEDEKQGMNFAQGNPYLHEDDLHAADLQNGGNYRVVQRTPGKSGRKLLRQAAQAAADNQERLLGFFGTKGGHLPYATADGGYDPTTDVNGAEQYTDADVTENPTLADMTEAALLVLEQSIDGFWLMIEAGDVDWANHANNLDNSIGAVLSGEAAFVKVMDWVDENNAWDHTAVIVTADHGHYLVLDRPEAIAAAGRGERE; this is translated from the coding sequence ATGCGTCCTTGCCAAGCAGGTGCTGATCCGCGTTTCTTCGTCGCTTTCCGATGGTTGATCTGGTTGCCGGTGGCGATCGTTTCGTTCACCGGCGTCGTGTCGGCGGAGGAACCGGCGCCGGGTGGGCCGGCAAAACGGGACCTGGCAAGTGCCCAGCCTAAGGCGGCGCAACACAGCGATCCGATGTGTGAGCTGCAGACCCGATCGTCCGAGGGCAAGGTTCCCGTCTATGGACACTGGGGCGTGGATGCATCGAAGTACAGCAGCTGGACCGATCACAGCAACCGCTTGGTGCCCGTCTACACATTCGGGTTGACGCTCTCCGATTGGCGCGAGCGAGGCAGTGTGTACGCCGACGCCGATCGCTTGAAGGTGTTGGATCGGTCCGCGGACGAAAGCTCGGTGAATCCCACCGCAATGTACTATGACCAGGTCGACGTGTATCAGTTGCAGCAAGCAGCCATTGATGCCGGTTACAGCAACATCATCTTGATCCTCTTTGACGGCATGGATTGGCAAACGTCACGCGCCGCGGCGATCTACAAGACCGGACGCATCGCGTATGAATCGGGGCGTGGGACGGGGTTGGCGTTTCAAGACGACCGCCGCACGCAAACGGACTTCGGATTGCTCGGAACGAGCGCGGCGGCGGAGGATGCGACCACGGACGTCGACGCACAGCGTGTGATCAGCGTCAGTGAAAAAATGCACTTCGGATACGACGTCCGACTCGGCGGCCGAACACCTTGGGATGAGCACAATGGCAGCGGATACTTCATCGGCGCAGACCTTTCGCGGCCCCACACCGTGACCGATTCCGCCGCGTCGGCCACCACCTTGTGCAGCGGCATCAAGACATACAACGGGGCGATCAATGTCGCGCTCGACGGATCACAAGTCGTTCCGATCGCTCGACAATTGCAGCGGGACCAAGACTTCATGGTGGGCGTCGTGACCAGTGTTCCGGTCAGCCACGCGACGTCTGCCGCCGCCTATGCCAACAACGTTTCGCGAAAAGACTATCAGGACCTGTCCCGCGATTTGATCGGATTGGCTTCCGCATCGCACCGCAATGACCCCTTGCCCGGTGTCGATGTGCTGTTGGGTGGCGGTTGGGGAGAACACGAGGACGAAGACGAAAAGCAGGGAATGAATTTCGCGCAAGGCAACCCGTACCTGCACGAAGACGATTTGCATGCGGCCGACCTGCAAAACGGTGGCAACTACCGCGTCGTGCAGCGAACGCCGGGCAAATCGGGACGCAAGTTGTTGCGTCAAGCGGCCCAGGCGGCAGCCGACAACCAGGAACGTCTGCTCGGGTTCTTTGGGACCAAGGGCGGTCACCTGCCGTATGCGACCGCCGACGGAGGCTATGATCCGACGACCGACGTCAACGGTGCCGAGCAATACACCGACGCCGATGTGACGGAAAATCCGACGCTTGCCGACATGACCGAAGCGGCGCTGCTTGTCTTGGAGCAATCGATCGATGGGTTCTGGTTGATGATCGAAGCCGGTGACGTGGATTGGGCCAACCACGCCAACAATCTGGACAACAGCATCGGCGCGGTGTTGAGCGGTGAAGCGGCGTTCGTCAAAGTCATGGACTGGGTCGACGAGAATAATGCCTGGGACCACACCGCCGTGATCGTCACCGCCGACCACGGTCACTACCTGGTCCTCGACCGCCCCGAGGCCATCGCCGCCGCCGGCCGCGGCGAGCGCGAGTGA
- a CDS encoding suppressor of fused domain protein produces the protein MVDVEFRCPKCAKRYKTSEAHSGKKTKCSGCGETIEVPYPPLEIPDEVTDGGSTVYRHEARSREFELAVGDGENIERVEAHIAKHIGEVESVWHELISDLVHIDVHWVKPSPERPFHTLVTSGMSDRPMSPPEGAEELAYAELMICLPPDWKLDEPSLSDTANYWPIQWLKYLARFPHEYETWLFDGHTIPNGDPADPLDESTNFIGWLLTFPATTDEDFIRLKVSEEKSIYFLAAIPLYQNEMDFKLKYGTENLLKRFDKAGYNEVLDPNRKDVTKKRFWLF, from the coding sequence GTGGTGGACGTTGAATTCCGGTGCCCCAAGTGCGCCAAACGCTACAAGACCAGCGAAGCACACTCGGGAAAAAAGACCAAATGCAGTGGCTGTGGCGAGACGATCGAAGTCCCCTACCCGCCACTGGAAATCCCCGATGAAGTGACCGACGGAGGCAGCACCGTTTACCGCCATGAAGCCAGATCGCGCGAGTTCGAGTTGGCGGTCGGCGATGGAGAAAACATCGAACGCGTCGAGGCCCATATCGCAAAACATATCGGCGAAGTGGAAAGCGTTTGGCACGAGCTGATTTCTGACCTGGTGCACATCGACGTGCACTGGGTGAAACCCTCACCCGAGCGGCCGTTCCATACGCTGGTCACGTCCGGAATGAGCGATCGCCCGATGTCGCCTCCCGAGGGTGCCGAAGAGCTGGCGTATGCCGAGCTGATGATCTGCTTGCCGCCGGACTGGAAACTCGACGAACCATCACTGAGCGACACGGCGAACTATTGGCCGATCCAGTGGCTGAAATATCTGGCCCGATTTCCGCACGAGTACGAAACCTGGCTGTTTGATGGTCACACGATCCCCAACGGTGATCCGGCCGATCCGCTGGACGAGAGCACCAACTTTATCGGATGGCTGTTGACATTCCCGGCGACGACCGACGAAGACTTCATTCGGCTGAAAGTATCCGAGGAAAAATCGATCTACTTTCTCGCCGCCATCCCGTTGTACCAAAACGAGATGGATTTCAAATTAAAGTACGGGACGGAAAACCTGCTGAAACGTTTCGACAAAGCCGGCTACAACGAAGTCCTGGACCCGAATCGCAAAGACGTCACGAAAAAGCGATTCTGGTTGTTTTGA
- a CDS encoding DUF1501 domain-containing protein yields MLTRRQLLANCGTGLGSLALSDLLAREAVPTELHFPAKAKHVIHLFMNGGPSQVDTFDYKPELNRYAGKTAPTGTLKTERPTGNVLGTPFKFKPYGESGIHVSELFAKTAEHIDDICLIHSMRADVPNHEPSLMLMNTGESRLVRPSVGSWLTYGLGSENNNLPAFVTMCPGGYPIKESQNWQNAFLPGKYQATYVDSSHRQVDRLLENIRSELVAPTDQRQQLDLLANLNRQHAAARQHDERLQSRIESFELAYRMQSEAADAFDITCEPQSVRDAYGEGDFARQTLIARRLVERGVRYVQLYTGAGQPWDNHDDLEKGHRRLAGQVDQPIAALLADLKRTGLLEETIVIWGGEFGRTPVVEMPRKGTNQGKLNGRDHNHYGFTVWMAGGGVKGGHVVGATDEIGFQAVENRVHVHDLHATLLRLMGLDHKRLTYRYAGRDFRLTDVHGRIVDEVLA; encoded by the coding sequence ATGCTTACACGACGACAATTATTGGCCAACTGCGGCACCGGACTGGGATCCCTGGCGCTTTCGGATCTGCTCGCCCGCGAAGCCGTGCCCACCGAATTGCACTTTCCCGCCAAGGCCAAACATGTCATCCACCTGTTCATGAACGGGGGCCCCAGCCAGGTCGACACGTTCGACTACAAACCCGAACTGAACCGCTATGCCGGCAAAACCGCGCCGACGGGAACGTTAAAAACGGAGCGGCCCACCGGCAACGTGCTGGGCACGCCGTTCAAGTTCAAACCGTACGGGGAATCAGGGATTCACGTCAGCGAACTGTTCGCCAAGACGGCCGAGCATATCGACGACATCTGTCTGATCCACTCGATGCGCGCCGATGTCCCCAACCATGAACCGTCGTTGATGTTGATGAACACCGGGGAGTCGCGGTTGGTGCGGCCCAGCGTCGGATCCTGGTTGACCTACGGACTGGGCAGCGAAAACAACAACCTGCCGGCGTTCGTGACCATGTGTCCCGGCGGCTATCCGATCAAAGAATCACAAAACTGGCAAAACGCCTTCTTGCCCGGCAAGTACCAAGCGACCTATGTCGATTCCAGCCACCGTCAGGTCGACCGGTTGCTGGAAAACATCCGCAGTGAGTTGGTGGCGCCAACGGACCAACGTCAACAATTGGACCTGTTGGCAAACCTGAATCGGCAACATGCTGCGGCGCGACAGCACGATGAACGCTTGCAGTCGCGGATCGAGTCGTTTGAATTGGCGTATCGGATGCAGAGCGAAGCGGCCGATGCGTTCGACATCACGTGTGAACCCCAGTCGGTTCGCGACGCCTATGGCGAAGGGGATTTTGCGCGGCAAACGTTGATCGCCCGTCGTCTGGTCGAACGCGGTGTCCGCTACGTCCAGCTTTACACCGGCGCGGGACAACCCTGGGACAATCACGATGATTTGGAAAAGGGGCATCGCCGACTGGCCGGTCAAGTCGACCAACCGATCGCGGCCCTGTTGGCGGATTTAAAACGCACCGGATTGCTCGAGGAAACCATCGTGATCTGGGGCGGTGAATTCGGCCGAACACCCGTCGTCGAGATGCCGCGTAAAGGCACCAACCAGGGCAAGTTGAACGGCCGCGACCACAACCACTATGGTTTCACCGTGTGGATGGCCGGCGGAGGCGTCAAAGGCGGACACGTCGTCGGGGCGACCGACGAAATCGGTTTCCAAGCGGTCGAAAACCGCGTGCACGTCCACGACCTGCACGCAACGCTGTTGCGCCTGATGGGGCTAGACCACAAACGCCTGACCTACCGCTACGCCGGACGCGACTTCCGCCTGACCGACGTCCACGGACGCATCGTGGATGAAGTGTTGGCGTAG
- a CDS encoding aminotransferase class IV, with protein MESDPSASDSDRPQVPRAVRLAYHNGQWIPGDKLCIPMRDPAVTQAVTAVERVRVYNGRLFQIDRHLDRWQHTTDALAITGLPSRQELAEQIDEVIRRNDAWLQTQNEFGVLWFASPGIAGSPTLVIDLYPIDSALMQRRINSGSPLIVTSVRQPSAECWPRNIKVRCRLHYYLADREATRQNPGSLGILLDSDGSITETSIANVLIVHAGEVVSPPDDQVLQGVSRDVVRELCDALDIPWRERRIYPDELRAADEVLLTGTSCGLWFANSIDGSPLRSAGPVYQRLRAGFDALVADH; from the coding sequence ATGGAATCCGATCCATCAGCTTCTGATTCCGATCGCCCCCAGGTGCCCCGTGCCGTGCGTCTGGCCTATCACAACGGCCAATGGATTCCCGGCGACAAGCTCTGTATCCCGATGCGGGATCCGGCGGTGACCCAGGCGGTGACGGCCGTCGAACGCGTCCGCGTCTACAACGGTCGGCTGTTCCAGATCGACCGACACCTCGACCGCTGGCAACACACCACCGACGCCCTGGCGATCACGGGGCTGCCGTCCCGCCAGGAACTTGCGGAGCAGATCGACGAAGTGATTCGGCGGAACGACGCTTGGCTGCAGACTCAAAACGAGTTCGGCGTCCTCTGGTTCGCGTCCCCCGGCATCGCCGGATCACCGACCCTGGTGATCGATCTGTACCCGATCGATTCGGCCTTGATGCAGCGGCGGATCAATTCCGGCAGCCCGCTGATCGTCACGTCGGTCCGGCAGCCTTCCGCCGAGTGCTGGCCACGAAACATCAAGGTCCGCTGTCGGTTGCACTACTACTTGGCCGATCGAGAGGCCACGCGACAGAACCCCGGGTCGCTCGGTATCCTCCTGGATAGCGACGGTTCGATCACCGAAACCAGCATCGCCAATGTGCTGATCGTCCATGCCGGCGAGGTGGTTTCGCCTCCCGACGATCAAGTCTTGCAGGGCGTCTCGCGGGATGTCGTGCGTGAATTGTGCGATGCGTTGGACATTCCGTGGCGAGAGCGGCGGATTTATCCCGACGAGTTGCGTGCCGCGGACGAAGTGCTGTTGACCGGCACCAGTTGCGGACTCTGGTTCGCCAACTCGATCGACGGATCCCCGCTGCGATCCGCCGGCCCGGTCTATCAACGGCTCCGAGCGGGCTTTGACGCTTTGGTGGCCGATCACTGA
- a CDS encoding NAD(P)/FAD-dependent oxidoreductase, translating to MKSAYDCVVIGAGPAGGSAASITAEAGLETLLIERERVPRFHVGESLMPETFWPLQRLGLNDRVRGAGWQVKKSVQFVTHRGTESAPFFFRQHDDRDCSDTWQVERSEFDKMLFDRAAELGADCYDETRVTDVRFDGNGKAVGVVVKDHHGQSREIDCKVVIDATGQQSLIANKLGLKEVNPDLKKAAIWGYYRDAVRGDGDNAGATIILQTESQQSWFWFIPLSRGITSIGCVGDNDYLLKGRGTPEQIYAEELDRCPGLKSRLESATRLGGLKTAKEFSYMTKQHAGEGWVLIGDAFGFIDPVYSSGVYFALEMGVRAGDSVVQGLRENNLSGEKLAEWAEDFKEGAMWVRKLVHAFYTKEFSIGRFMKEHPEHRGTLTDVLIGRVFNEAAGRMFDDMEKSIEKAKTMMAS from the coding sequence ATGAAGTCTGCCTACGATTGTGTTGTCATTGGTGCAGGACCGGCCGGTGGATCGGCGGCTTCGATTACGGCCGAGGCCGGCCTTGAAACGCTGTTGATCGAACGTGAACGTGTGCCGCGGTTCCACGTGGGCGAGTCGTTGATGCCGGAAACCTTTTGGCCACTGCAGCGACTGGGGCTGAACGATCGTGTTCGCGGCGCCGGTTGGCAGGTGAAAAAGAGTGTGCAATTCGTCACCCACCGCGGCACCGAATCGGCACCGTTCTTTTTCCGCCAACACGATGACCGTGATTGCAGCGACACCTGGCAGGTGGAACGCAGTGAATTCGACAAAATGCTGTTTGACCGAGCGGCCGAGCTTGGCGCCGACTGCTACGACGAAACCCGCGTGACCGACGTGCGTTTTGACGGGAACGGCAAAGCGGTCGGGGTCGTCGTGAAAGACCATCACGGCCAATCCAGAGAAATCGACTGCAAGGTCGTCATCGATGCGACCGGCCAACAATCCTTGATCGCCAATAAGTTGGGACTCAAAGAGGTCAACCCAGACCTGAAGAAGGCGGCGATCTGGGGTTATTATCGCGATGCGGTGCGGGGCGACGGCGACAACGCGGGCGCGACAATCATCCTGCAAACCGAATCGCAACAATCGTGGTTCTGGTTCATTCCGCTGTCACGCGGCATCACCAGCATCGGATGCGTCGGCGACAACGACTACTTGCTGAAAGGCCGTGGAACCCCGGAACAGATCTATGCCGAGGAATTGGATCGCTGCCCGGGGCTGAAATCGCGTTTGGAGAGCGCGACGCGACTGGGAGGCCTGAAGACGGCCAAAGAATTCTCGTACATGACCAAACAACATGCCGGCGAAGGCTGGGTGCTGATCGGCGACGCCTTTGGGTTCATCGACCCGGTCTACTCCTCCGGGGTTTATTTCGCGCTCGAGATGGGTGTCCGGGCGGGCGATTCCGTCGTCCAGGGCTTGCGCGAAAACAACCTGTCCGGTGAGAAACTCGCCGAGTGGGCAGAGGATTTCAAGGAAGGAGCAATGTGGGTGCGGAAGCTCGTGCACGCCTTCTACACCAAAGAATTCAGCATCGGTCGGTTCATGAAAGAACATCCGGAACACCGCGGGACGTTGACCGACGTGCTGATCGGTCGCGTCTTCAACGAAGCTGCCGGCAGAATGTTCGACGACATGGAAAAATCGATCGAGAAAGCCAAGACGATGATGGCGTCGTAG